One segment of Macaca fascicularis isolate 582-1 chromosome 2, T2T-MFA8v1.1 DNA contains the following:
- the ZXDC gene encoding zinc finger protein ZXDC isoform X4, with the protein MDLPALLPAPTARGGQHGGGPGPLRRAPAPPGPSPARRRLLLVRGPEDGGPGARPGEASGPSPPPAEDDSDGDSFLVLLEVPHGGAAAEAAGSQEAEAGSRANPASRPEQGPSGPAVAPGPGVAPAGAVTISSQDLLVRLDRGVLALSAPPGPASAGTAAPRRAPQASGPSTPSYRCPEPQCALAFAKKHQLKVHLLTHGGGQGRRPFKCPLEGCGWAFTTSYKLKRHLQSHDKLRPFGCPVGGCGKKFTTVYNLKAHMKGHEQESLFKCEVCAERFPTHAKLSSHQRSHFEPERPYKCDFPGCEKTFITVSALFSHNRAHFREQELFSCSFPGCSKQYDKACRLKIHLRSHTGERPFICDSDSCGWTFTSMSKLLRHRRKHDDDRRFTCPVEGCGKSFTRAEHLKGHSITHLGTKPFECPVEGCCARFSARSSLYIHSKKHVQDVGAPKSRCPVSTCNRLFTSKHSMKAHMVRQHSRRQDLLPQLEAPSSLTPSSELSSPGQSELTNMDLAALFSDTPANASGSAGGSDEALNSGILTIDVTSVSSSLGGNLPASNSSLGPMEPLVLVAHSDIPPSLDSPLVLGTAATVLQQSSFSVDDVQTVSAGALGCLVALPMKNLSDDPLALTSNSNLAAHITTPTSSSTPQENASVPELLAPIKVEPDSPSRPGAVGQQEGSHGLPQSTLSSPAEQHGAQDTELSAGTGNFYLDDPSGEGVLPSTRGPAAFLPFLTVDLPVYVLQEVLPSSGGPSGPEATQFPGSTINLQDLQ; encoded by the exons ATGGACCTCCCGGCGCTGCTCCCCGCCCCGACCGCGCGCGGAGGGCAACATGGCGGCGGCCCCGGCCCGCTCCGCCGAGCCCCAGCGCCGCCCGGCCCGAGCCCCGCGCGCCGCCGCCTGCTATTGGTGCGGGGCCCCGAAGATGGCGGGCCCGGGGCGCGgcccggggaggcctcagggccGAGTCCGCCGCCCGCCGAGGACGACAGCGACGGCGACTCGTTCTTGGTGCTGCTGGAAGTGCCGCACGGCGGCGCCGCCGCCGAGGCTGCCGGATcacaggaggccgaggctggctcCCGTGCCAACCCGGCGAGCCGCCCGGAGCAGGGCCCCAGCGGCCCGGCCGTCGCCCCCGGCCCTGGTGTAGCCCCGGCGGGCGCCGTCACCATCAGCAGCCAGGATCTGCTGGTGCGCCTCGACCGCGGCGTCCTCGCGCTGTCTGCGCCGCCCGGCCCCGCAAGCGCGGGCACCGCCGCGCCCCGTCGCGCGCCCCAGGCCTCCGGCCCCAGCACGCCCAGCTACCGCTGCCCCGAGCCGCAGTGCGCGCTGGCCTTCGCCAAGAAGCACCAGCTCAAGGTGCACCTGCTCACGCACGGCGGCGGTCAAGGCCGGCGGCCCTTCAAGTGCCCGCTGGAGGGCTGCGGCTGGGCCTTCACAACGTCCTACAAGCTTAAGCGGCACCTGCAGTCGCACGACAAGCTGCGGCCCTTCGGCTGTCCGGTGGGCGGCTGTGGCAAGAAGTTCACTACGGTCTATAACCTCAAGGCGCACATGAAGGGCCACGAGCAGGAGAGCCTGTTCAAGTGCGAGGTGTGCGCCGAGCGCTTCCCCACGCACGCCAAGCTCAGCTCCCACCAGCGCAGCCACTTCGAGCCCGAGCGCCCTTACAAGTGTGACTTTCCCG GCTGTGAGAAGACATTTATCACGGTGAGTGCCCTGTTTTCCCATAACCGAGCCCACTTCAGGGAACAAGAGCTCTTTTCCTGCTCCTTTCCTGGGTGCAGCAAGCAGTATGATAAAGCCTGTCGGCTGAAAATTCACCTGCGGAGCCATACAG gtGAAAGACCATTTATTTGTGACTCTGACAGTTGTGGCTGGACCTTCACCAGCATGTCCAAACTTCTAAGGCACAGAAG GAAACATGATGATGACCGGAGGTTTACCTGCCCTGTCGAAGGCTGTGGGAAATCGTTCACGAGAGCAGAGCATCTGAAAGGCCACAGCATAACCCACCTAGGCACAAAGCCATTCGAGTGTCCTGTGGAAG GATGTTGCGCAAGGTTCTCCGCTCGTAGCAGTCTGTACATTCACTCTAAGAAACATGTGCAGGATGTGGGTGCTCCGAAAAGCCGTTGCCCGGTCTCTACCTGCAACAGACTCTTCACCTCCAAGCACAGCATGAAGGCGCACATGGTCAGACAGCACAGCCGGCGCCAAG atctctTACCTCAGCTAGAAGCTCCGAGTTCTCTTACTCCTAGCAGTGAACTCAGCAGCCCAGGCCAAAGCGAGCTCACGAACATGGATCTTGCTGCGCTCTTCTCTGACACACCTGCCAATGCTAGTGGTTCTGCAGGTGGGTCGGACGAGGCTCTGAACTCCGGAATCCTGACTATTGACGTCACTTCTGTGAGCTCCTCTCTGGGAGGGAACCTCCCTGCTAGTAATAGCTCCCTAGGGCCAATGGAACCCCTGGTCCTGGTGGCCCACAGTGATATTCCCCCGAGCCTGGACAGCCCTCTGGTTCTCGGGACAGCAGCCACGGTTCTGCAGCAGAGTAGCTTCAGTGTGGATGACGTGCAGACTGTGAGTGCAGGAGCATTAGGCTGTCTGGTGGCTCTGCCCATGAAGAACTTGAGTGACGACCCACTGGCTTTGACCTCCAATAGTAACTTAGcagcacacatcaccacaccgaCCTCTTCAAGCACCCCCCAAGAAAATGCCAGTGTCCCGGAACTGCTGGCTCCAATCAAGGTGGAGCCGGACTCGCCTTCTCGCCCAGGAGCAGTTGGGCAGCAGGAAGGAAGCCATGGGCTGCCCCAGTCCACGTTGTCCAGCCCAGCAGAGCAGCACGGTGCCCAGGACACAGAGCTCAGTGCAGGCACCGGCAACTTCTATTTG
- the ZXDC gene encoding zinc finger protein ZXDC isoform X3 — protein MDLPALLPAPTARGGQHGGGPGPLRRAPAPPGPSPARRRLLLVRGPEDGGPGARPGEASGPSPPPAEDDSDGDSFLVLLEVPHGGAAAEAAGSQEAEAGSRANPASRPEQGPSGPAVAPGPGVAPAGAVTISSQDLLVRLDRGVLALSAPPGPASAGTAAPRRAPQASGPSTPSYRCPEPQCALAFAKKHQLKVHLLTHGGGQGRRPFKCPLEGCGWAFTTSYKLKRHLQSHDKLRPFGCPVGGCGKKFTTVYNLKAHMKGHEQESLFKCEVCAERFPTHAKLSSHQRSHFEPERPYKCDFPGCEKTFITVSALFSHNRAHFREQELFSCSFPGCSKQYDKACRLKIHLRSHTGERPFICDSDSCGWTFTSMSKLLRHRRKHDDDRRFTCPVEGCGKSFTRAEHLKGHSITHLGTKPFECPVEGCCARFSARSSLYIHSKKHVQDVGAPKSRCPVSTCNRLFTSKHSMKAHMVRQHSRRQDLLPQLEAPSSLTPSSELSSPGQSELTNMDLAALFSDTPANASGSAGGSDEALNSGILTIDVTSVSSSLGGNLPASNSSLGPMEPLVLVAHSDIPPSLDSPLVLGTAATVLQQSSFSVDDVQTVSAGALGCLVALPMKNLSDDPLALTSNSNLAAHITTPTSSSTPQENASVPELLAPIKVEPDSPSRPGAVGQQEGSHGLPQSTLSSPAEQHGAQDTELSAGTGNFYLLCGVGLPRFSEYKWCVVNGSQESGGSARTDYRAIQLAKEKKQRGAGSNADGVSLCCLGWSAVARSQLTASSASRVHAILLLQPPE, from the exons ATGGACCTCCCGGCGCTGCTCCCCGCCCCGACCGCGCGCGGAGGGCAACATGGCGGCGGCCCCGGCCCGCTCCGCCGAGCCCCAGCGCCGCCCGGCCCGAGCCCCGCGCGCCGCCGCCTGCTATTGGTGCGGGGCCCCGAAGATGGCGGGCCCGGGGCGCGgcccggggaggcctcagggccGAGTCCGCCGCCCGCCGAGGACGACAGCGACGGCGACTCGTTCTTGGTGCTGCTGGAAGTGCCGCACGGCGGCGCCGCCGCCGAGGCTGCCGGATcacaggaggccgaggctggctcCCGTGCCAACCCGGCGAGCCGCCCGGAGCAGGGCCCCAGCGGCCCGGCCGTCGCCCCCGGCCCTGGTGTAGCCCCGGCGGGCGCCGTCACCATCAGCAGCCAGGATCTGCTGGTGCGCCTCGACCGCGGCGTCCTCGCGCTGTCTGCGCCGCCCGGCCCCGCAAGCGCGGGCACCGCCGCGCCCCGTCGCGCGCCCCAGGCCTCCGGCCCCAGCACGCCCAGCTACCGCTGCCCCGAGCCGCAGTGCGCGCTGGCCTTCGCCAAGAAGCACCAGCTCAAGGTGCACCTGCTCACGCACGGCGGCGGTCAAGGCCGGCGGCCCTTCAAGTGCCCGCTGGAGGGCTGCGGCTGGGCCTTCACAACGTCCTACAAGCTTAAGCGGCACCTGCAGTCGCACGACAAGCTGCGGCCCTTCGGCTGTCCGGTGGGCGGCTGTGGCAAGAAGTTCACTACGGTCTATAACCTCAAGGCGCACATGAAGGGCCACGAGCAGGAGAGCCTGTTCAAGTGCGAGGTGTGCGCCGAGCGCTTCCCCACGCACGCCAAGCTCAGCTCCCACCAGCGCAGCCACTTCGAGCCCGAGCGCCCTTACAAGTGTGACTTTCCCG GCTGTGAGAAGACATTTATCACGGTGAGTGCCCTGTTTTCCCATAACCGAGCCCACTTCAGGGAACAAGAGCTCTTTTCCTGCTCCTTTCCTGGGTGCAGCAAGCAGTATGATAAAGCCTGTCGGCTGAAAATTCACCTGCGGAGCCATACAG gtGAAAGACCATTTATTTGTGACTCTGACAGTTGTGGCTGGACCTTCACCAGCATGTCCAAACTTCTAAGGCACAGAAG GAAACATGATGATGACCGGAGGTTTACCTGCCCTGTCGAAGGCTGTGGGAAATCGTTCACGAGAGCAGAGCATCTGAAAGGCCACAGCATAACCCACCTAGGCACAAAGCCATTCGAGTGTCCTGTGGAAG GATGTTGCGCAAGGTTCTCCGCTCGTAGCAGTCTGTACATTCACTCTAAGAAACATGTGCAGGATGTGGGTGCTCCGAAAAGCCGTTGCCCGGTCTCTACCTGCAACAGACTCTTCACCTCCAAGCACAGCATGAAGGCGCACATGGTCAGACAGCACAGCCGGCGCCAAG atctctTACCTCAGCTAGAAGCTCCGAGTTCTCTTACTCCTAGCAGTGAACTCAGCAGCCCAGGCCAAAGCGAGCTCACGAACATGGATCTTGCTGCGCTCTTCTCTGACACACCTGCCAATGCTAGTGGTTCTGCAGGTGGGTCGGACGAGGCTCTGAACTCCGGAATCCTGACTATTGACGTCACTTCTGTGAGCTCCTCTCTGGGAGGGAACCTCCCTGCTAGTAATAGCTCCCTAGGGCCAATGGAACCCCTGGTCCTGGTGGCCCACAGTGATATTCCCCCGAGCCTGGACAGCCCTCTGGTTCTCGGGACAGCAGCCACGGTTCTGCAGCAGAGTAGCTTCAGTGTGGATGACGTGCAGACTGTGAGTGCAGGAGCATTAGGCTGTCTGGTGGCTCTGCCCATGAAGAACTTGAGTGACGACCCACTGGCTTTGACCTCCAATAGTAACTTAGcagcacacatcaccacaccgaCCTCTTCAAGCACCCCCCAAGAAAATGCCAGTGTCCCGGAACTGCTGGCTCCAATCAAGGTGGAGCCGGACTCGCCTTCTCGCCCAGGAGCAGTTGGGCAGCAGGAAGGAAGCCATGGGCTGCCCCAGTCCACGTTGTCCAGCCCAGCAGAGCAGCACGGTGCCCAGGACACAGAGCTCAGTGCAGGCACCGGCAACTTCTATTTG CTGTGTGGCGTTGGGCTACCTCGCTTCTCTGAGTACAAATGGTGTGTGGTGAATGGGTCCCAG GAAAGTGGGGGCTCAGCAAGAACTGATTACCGAGCCATTCAACTAGCCaaggaaaaaaagcagagagGAGCGGGGAGCAATGCAG